A window of Haliscomenobacter hydrossis DSM 1100 contains these coding sequences:
- a CDS encoding SusC/RagA family TonB-linked outer membrane protein, with amino-acid sequence MTKKYAFLHISSVILLLLLPWAGFAQGKIMLNVKGMVKDETGSPLIGVNIQLKGTPLATITDLDGNYTLSGELGSEGEYTLVTSYIGYANSSQTMQVSASNASFTLNFDMSPDMLNLDEVVVTGNTSTTTRKSLGNNISVLKADNIKNSGTTNSLGALQGKVMGAQITQNSGDPAGGISVRLRGASSINGSSDPLYIIDGIIVDNSSQNVINRNADAQTTGFSAGQNRLVDLNSSDIERIEVLNGASAAALYGARAANGVIQIFTKRGKSEKLRVEFSTSLITSQLRKEIPMTTIGERFGKKGNERLETAQDRLTVLLTVGLTDAQLNAQGVKFVKAGYTPRTLVTDKYAVQRYNYWDDIFQSATGTENNLSFSGGNDKTQFYASLGYYDNEGILKNTNFKRYNFRLNLDQTLTSWAKLSFGLGSNLSTSRDMPNGNNFFNPISGVFIIDNVWNLNDRDANGNLRQVEQVRINPLSIIETFDITQQTYRTMGNVKLSLFPVKGLNIDLIGGGDIYSLQGNEYHPRLPYTGVSADFFPDGYVSLATDNLMLFNNDLNITYNRNLTKALTSTTMAGYQIQYNRRQYAAQDGRDLAPFGKTIAAANNLFNRPVQSLSERFISGAFIQQTFGFKEQVFLTLAGRIDKSSVFAEDNQNNFYPKISGSWVLSDYLKNKTLISSAKLRAAYGQAGNLTGIGAYDRFDNYLLSSIGGLASITPSTTFANPSVRPEKMTEFEFGGDFAFLNNRLSLSVNVYSQKITDLLLTKPVPPSVGGTSIVTNVGDNTYMDNNGFELMLNAALVRKKDFKWDLGILFNRNRNRVYGIDGDFFFLRTGGPQAVLNGQSFGAFYGTYYARDNSGNLLKTTQGLLQPERGVQTTALQGTTDRGADGQPKTTGVGSTELRKVIGDPTPDWTGSVNTSIAYKKLSFYVLFDAVMGGDVYNWNRITSNNVGWGPLAEQEIRGEVPRGTVASVAGGINGGRIQEEHVEDGSFVKIREVALTYELGKVKGLFDNFNISVIGRNLYSFDNYQGFDPEANSAGQSDRVRGDDFGAVPIPRTLLVRLNGRF; translated from the coding sequence ATGACCAAAAAGTACGCGTTTTTGCACATAAGCAGTGTAATCCTGCTGCTACTACTTCCCTGGGCCGGATTCGCTCAGGGCAAAATCATGCTCAATGTAAAGGGTATGGTTAAAGATGAAACGGGGTCACCCTTGATTGGCGTCAACATCCAATTGAAAGGGACTCCCTTGGCCACCATCACGGATCTCGATGGAAATTACACCTTGAGTGGAGAGTTGGGTTCCGAGGGTGAATACACCCTAGTGACCAGCTACATCGGTTATGCAAACAGCAGCCAAACCATGCAGGTTTCGGCCAGCAATGCCAGCTTTACCCTGAATTTCGACATGTCGCCCGACATGCTCAACCTCGATGAGGTGGTGGTAACGGGTAACACTTCGACTACTACCCGCAAATCATTGGGGAACAACATCTCCGTACTCAAAGCCGACAACATCAAAAATTCGGGGACGACCAACTCTCTGGGTGCGCTACAAGGGAAAGTGATGGGTGCGCAAATCACCCAAAACTCCGGTGATCCCGCCGGTGGGATCAGTGTCCGACTGCGGGGCGCCTCTTCGATCAATGGTTCCAGTGACCCGCTGTACATCATTGACGGCATCATTGTCGACAACTCCTCACAAAACGTCATCAACCGCAACGCTGACGCACAAACCACTGGTTTTTCTGCCGGACAAAACCGCCTGGTCGACCTCAACAGCTCGGATATCGAGCGCATTGAAGTATTGAATGGGGCCTCTGCGGCAGCATTGTACGGCGCACGGGCAGCCAACGGGGTGATCCAGATTTTCACCAAAAGAGGGAAATCAGAAAAACTGCGCGTAGAGTTTTCAACCAGTTTGATCACCAGTCAACTGCGCAAGGAAATTCCGATGACCACAATTGGCGAACGTTTTGGCAAAAAAGGCAACGAACGCCTGGAAACCGCGCAGGATCGTCTCACCGTATTGCTGACCGTGGGTTTGACCGATGCGCAACTGAATGCGCAAGGTGTAAAATTTGTCAAAGCGGGTTATACGCCACGCACCCTGGTCACCGACAAATACGCGGTTCAACGCTACAACTACTGGGATGACATTTTCCAAAGTGCAACCGGAACGGAAAACAACCTTTCCTTCAGCGGGGGAAATGACAAGACCCAATTCTACGCCTCTTTGGGCTACTACGACAATGAGGGGATCCTGAAAAATACCAACTTCAAACGGTACAACTTCCGCCTCAACCTCGACCAAACCCTTACCTCCTGGGCAAAACTATCTTTTGGCCTGGGATCTAACTTGTCTACTTCCCGGGACATGCCCAATGGCAACAACTTTTTCAACCCGATTTCCGGCGTTTTTATCATCGACAACGTGTGGAATCTGAATGACCGGGATGCCAACGGCAACCTGCGTCAGGTAGAACAAGTACGCATCAATCCACTCAGCATCATCGAAACCTTCGACATTACCCAACAAACCTACCGCACGATGGGCAATGTCAAGCTGAGTTTGTTCCCGGTCAAAGGTTTGAACATCGATCTGATTGGTGGGGGTGATATTTATTCGCTGCAAGGAAACGAATACCACCCTCGTTTGCCTTATACAGGGGTTAGTGCCGACTTTTTCCCCGACGGATACGTGAGTTTGGCTACCGACAACCTGATGTTGTTCAACAACGACCTCAACATCACCTACAACCGGAACCTCACCAAGGCCCTGACGTCAACCACCATGGCGGGTTACCAAATCCAGTACAACCGCAGGCAATACGCTGCCCAGGACGGACGTGATTTGGCACCATTCGGCAAAACCATCGCCGCGGCCAACAACCTGTTCAACCGTCCGGTGCAAAGTTTGTCCGAACGCTTTATTTCCGGCGCTTTTATTCAGCAAACTTTTGGATTCAAAGAGCAAGTGTTCCTGACTTTGGCTGGACGGATTGACAAATCTTCGGTTTTTGCCGAAGACAATCAGAACAACTTTTACCCCAAAATATCGGGTAGCTGGGTGTTGTCTGATTATTTGAAAAACAAGACCCTGATCTCCTCCGCCAAGTTGCGTGCGGCTTACGGCCAAGCGGGTAACCTGACCGGGATTGGTGCTTATGACCGTTTCGACAACTACTTGTTGTCTTCGATCGGTGGTTTGGCTTCCATCACGCCCTCTACTACTTTCGCCAACCCTTCGGTACGGCCAGAAAAAATGACCGAATTTGAATTCGGGGGCGACTTTGCTTTTCTGAACAACCGCCTGAGCCTGAGCGTAAACGTGTACAGTCAAAAAATCACCGACTTGTTGTTGACCAAGCCCGTTCCTCCTTCCGTGGGTGGTACCAGCATTGTGACCAACGTGGGTGACAACACCTACATGGACAACAATGGGTTCGAATTGATGTTGAACGCCGCACTGGTGCGCAAAAAAGACTTCAAATGGGACCTGGGGATCTTGTTCAACCGCAACCGCAACCGCGTGTACGGCATTGATGGCGACTTCTTCTTCTTGCGTACGGGCGGCCCACAGGCCGTGTTGAACGGACAGTCTTTTGGTGCTTTTTACGGTACCTACTACGCCCGCGACAATTCTGGCAATTTGCTCAAAACCACCCAAGGTTTGTTGCAACCTGAGCGCGGCGTACAAACGACGGCCTTGCAAGGAACGACTGATCGTGGTGCCGATGGGCAACCCAAAACAACCGGGGTGGGCAGTACCGAATTACGCAAGGTAATCGGCGATCCAACACCGGATTGGACGGGGTCTGTGAACACCAGTATTGCTTACAAAAAACTGAGCTTCTACGTACTCTTTGATGCCGTGATGGGCGGAGATGTATACAACTGGAACCGTATTACTTCCAACAACGTAGGCTGGGGACCTCTGGCCGAACAAGAAATCCGGGGGGAAGTGCCTCGTGGCACCGTAGCTTCGGTGGCTGGTGGTATCAATGGGGGCCGGATTCAGGAAGAACACGTTGAAGACGGCTCTTTTGTAAAAATCCGCGAAGTAGCCTTAACTTATGAACTGGGCAAAGTGAAAGGTTTGTTCGACAATTTCAACATCAGCGTAATTGGCCGAAACCTGTATTCTTTCGACAATTATCAGGGTTTTGACCCCGAAGCCAACTCCGCGGGTCAAAGTGACCGGGTCAGGGGTGATGATTTTGGAGCGGTACCCATTCCACGTACCCTGCTGGTGCGCTTGAATGGCCGGTTTTAA